A single genomic interval of Cucumis sativus cultivar 9930 chromosome 7, Cucumber_9930_V3, whole genome shotgun sequence harbors:
- the LOC101214941 gene encoding uncharacterized protein LOC101214941, whose amino-acid sequence MESNLDCFLHCTTPVVQSQFLPKTEIRNLNRLWHPWEREKVEYFTLSDLWKCFDEWSAYGAKVPITLNNGETLTQYYVPYLSAIQIFTGFREETESGDGDTRDSYSDCCSEESDSDKLWRWEGSGSTSSEDGGSEQEAFLHLNDRLGYLYFQFFEKSTPYGRVPLLDKINGLARRFPGLMTLRSVDLSPASWMAVSWYPIYHIPMGRTIKDLSTCFLTYHTLSSSFQDMDMEENGGGTKRRQRREVREGIPVTAFGVATYKMQGNLWVAGNGGRDQERLVSLSSVAESWLKQLRVQHHDFNYFTGLRRG is encoded by the exons ATGGAGTCCAATTTGGATTGTTTTCTCCATTGCACAACACCAGTGGTTCAATCCCAATTCCTCCCGAAg aCTGAAATTAGGAATCTCAATCGTTTATGGCATCCatgggagagagaaaaagtgGAATATTTCACTCTAAGTGATCTCTGGAAATGCTTCGATGAATGGAGTGCTTATGGAGCCAAAGTTCCAATCACTTTAAACAATGGAGAAACATTAACTCAATATTATGTCCCTTATCTCTCCGCTATCCAAATTTTCACTGGTTTTAG GGAAGAAACAGAGTCTGGTGATGGAGATACAAGGGATTCTTACAGTGATTGTTGTAGTGAAGAGAGTGATAGTGATAAATTATGGAGATGGGAAGGAAGTGGAAGCACTTCTTCTGAAGATGGAGGATCTGAACAAGAAGCATTCTTGCATTTAAATGATCGCTTGggttatctttattttcagTTCTTTGAGAAATCAACTCCATATGGAAGAGTACCTTTACTGGATAAG ATCAATGGATTAGCTCGAAGATTCCCAGGTTTGATGACACTTAGAAGTGTGGATCTGTCGCCAGCCAGCTGGATGGCTGTGTCATG GTACCCAATTTATCATATTCCTATGGGAAGAACTATCAAGGACTTGTCCACTTGTTTCCTCACTTATCATACTCTATCATCTTCATTTCAAG ATATGGATATGGAGGAGAATGGGGGAGGAACGAAGAGGCGACAAAGGAGAGAAGTACGGGAAGGGATACCAGTGACAGCATTCGGGGTGGCGACTTACAAGATGCAAGGGAACCTGTGGGTGGCGGGCAACGGTGGTCGAGACCAGGAGAGGCTAGTGTCGCTGTCGAGCGTGGCAGAGTCATGGTTAAAGCAATTGAGGGTCCAACACCATGACTTCAACTATTTCACAGGCCTTCGTCGTGGGTAA